The following are encoded in a window of Gossypium raimondii isolate GPD5lz chromosome 13, ASM2569854v1, whole genome shotgun sequence genomic DNA:
- the LOC105782890 gene encoding alkaline/neutral invertase A, mitochondrial: MNNLSSLCNSTMKLPSRVLTLRNASVVGFRHSYNTPCDQKLTCKSKASFSFNQNSQFHAYPSPFLAFQGVIYNTQKLNCLPSSSFGLHNTVSRPYGVPVEASAVETDKNPERLCVENCNDENIVGGEVPGAEYGNSRASHESEIDKEAWSLLRDTVVTYCGFPIGTVASNDPGDKHPLNYDQVFIRDFVPSALAFLLRGEGEIVKNFLLHTLQLQSTEKTVDCYSPGQGLMPVSFKVRTVPLGDNKFEEVIDPDFGGSAIGRVAPVDSGLWWIILLRAYGKISGDYTLQEREDFQAGIKMILNLCLADGFDMFPSLLVTDGSCMIDRKMGVHGHPLEIQALTYAALRCSREMLTVIGCSKNLMTAINNRLSALSFHIREYYWVDLRKINEIYRYKTEEYSMDATNKFNIYPEQIPSWLIDWIPEDGGYLIGNLQPAHMDFRFFTLGNLWSLISSLATPKQNEAILKLIEAKWDDIVGHMPLKICYPALENEEWRIVTGSDPKNTPWSFHNGGSWPALLWQFTLACIKMGRIELAQKAVGLAEKKLSVDRWPEYYDTPSGKFVGKQSRLYQTWAIAGFLTSRMMLEKPDMASLLFWEEDNELLENCVCALTKGGRKICSRDVAKSQILV, encoded by the exons ATGAACAACCTCAGCTCCCTCTGCAATTCCACAATGAAGCTTCCTTCAAGGGTCCTAACCCTCAGGAACGCATCAGTTGTGGGGTTCAGACATTCGTATAATACCCCTTGTGATCAAAAGCTTACTTGCAAGAGCAAAGCTTCTTTCAGTTTCAATCAAAACTCTCAATTCCACGCGTACCCTTCTCCATTCTTAGCCTTTCAAGGCGTTATCTACAATACACAGAAGTTGAATTGCTTACCAAGTTCAAGTTTTGGCCTACACAATACGGTTTCAAGGCCTTATGGTGTCCCTGTAGAAGCTAGTGCGGTTGAAACCGACAAGAATCCCGAGAGACTTTGTGTGGAAAACTGCAACGACGAGAACATTGTTGGAGGAGAAGTTCCTGGCGCTGAATATGGAAACAGTAGAGCATCACATGAGAGCGAAATTGACAAGGAGGCATGGAGTTTGTTGAGAGATACAGTAGTGACGTATTGTGGATTCCCCATTGGTACCGTGGCTTCAAATGATCCAGGTGATAAGCATCCTTTGAACTATGACCAAGTTTTCATTCGCGATTTCGTGCCTTCGGCTTTGGCTTTCTTGCTTAGAGGTGAAGGAGAGATTGTCAAGAATTTTCTCCTCCATACTTTGCAGTTGCAG AGTACGGAGAAAACTGTCGACTGCTATAGTCCCGGACAGGGCTTGATGCCGGTAAGTTTCAAGGTTAGAACTGTACCTCTTGGTGACAATAAGTTTGAGGAAGTGATAGATCCAGATTTTGGTGGATCAGCTATTGGCCGTGTTGCACCAGTGGACTCCG GACTGTGGTGGATTATATTGTTGAGGGCATATGGGAAGATCAGTGGCGACTATACATTGCAAGAGAGAGAGGATTTTCAAGCAGGGATTAAAATGATCCTCAACTTGTGTTTAGCTGATGGATTTGATATGTTTCCATCTCTGTTAGTCACTGATGGATCCTGCATGATTGACAGAAAGATGGGTGTTCACGGTCATCCCCTTGAGATCCAA GCTTTGACTTATGCTGCTCTGCGATGCTCTCGTGAGATGCTGACAGTAATTGGATGTTCCAAGAATTTGATGACAGCCATCAACAATAGACTCAGTGCACTATCATTTCACATTAGAGAATACTATTGGGTGGACCTGAGAAAAATCAATGAGATATACCGATATAAAACAGAAGAGTACTCCATGGATGCTACCAACAAGTTCAATATTTATCCTGAACAAATTCCTTCATGGCTTATAGATTGGATACCTGAAGATGGTGGGTATCTAATTGGCAATCTACAGCCAGCTCACATGGATTTTAGGTTCTTCACGCTTGGTAACCTCTGGTCCCTTATTTCATCACTGGCCACTCCAAAACAGAACGAAGCTATTCTCAAATTAATCGAAGCTAAATGGGATGATATCGTAGGACATATGCCTCTCAAGATATGCTATCCTGCATTAGAGAACGAGGAGTGGCGCATAGTTACTGGCAGTGACCCAAAGAACAC ACCATGGTCCTTTCACAACGGTGGATCATGGCCAGCACTTCTTTGGCAG TTTACATTGGCATGCATCAAGATGGGCAGAATAGAACTAGCACAGAAAGCAGTTGGTTTGGCAGAGAAGAAGCTTTCAGTTGACCGTTGGCCTGAATATTATGACACCCCAAGTGGGAAGTTTGTTGGAAAACAATCTCGACTTTATCAAACATGGGCTATTGCTGGTTTTTTGACCTCTAGAATGATGTTGGAGAAACCAGACATGGCTTCCTTGTTATTCTGGGAGGAGGACAACGAGCTTCTTGAGAATTGTGTTTGTGCTCTTACTAAAGGTGGCCGCAAAATATGTAGTCGTGATGTTGCTAAATCTCAGATACTTgtgtaa
- the LOC105782891 gene encoding intermediate cleaving peptidase 55, mitochondrial isoform X2, protein MFTSQLMKEGEITPGIATKEYISRRKRLLELLPENSLAIIAAAPVKMMTDVVPYTFRQDADYLYLTGCQQPGGVAVFGHECGLCMFMPEPKPHDVVWQGLIAGVDAALEMFKAEEAYPVSKLDKILPNMIKRSSKLFHNKLTATPTYTDLETFQNAAHVGKVSDLSIFTHELRWVKSPSELKLMKESAAIACQALLQTMLHSKTYPHEGMLSAKVEYECRMRGAQRMAFNPVVGGGPNASVIHYSRNDQKIKDGDLVLMDVGCELHGYCSDLTRTWSPCGSFSSIQGELYDLILQTNKECIRLCRPGASIRQIHNYSVELLCKGLKEIGILKRDAFRLYHQLNPTSIGHYLGMDVHDCSMISYDRPLKPGVVITIEPGIYVPSSFDGPERYQGTGIRIEDEVLITETGCEVLTGSMPKEIKHIESLLNNYSYTKGMEAATV, encoded by the exons ATGTTTACCTCTCAGTTAATGAAGGAAGGGGAGATTACACCTGGTATAGCTACCAAAGAATACATCTCTAGACGGAAAAGATTGTTGGAACTTCTTCCTGAAAATAGCTTGGCCATCATTGCTGCTGCCCCTGTAAAGATGATGACTGATGTTGTGCCTTATACATTTCGACAAGATGCTGATTACTTGTATCTTACTGGTTGCCAACAACCTGGTGGGGTGGCAGTATTTGGTCATGAGTGTGGTTTATGCATGTTCATGCCAGAACCAAAACCTCAT GATGTTGTTTGGCAAGGACTAATAGCAGGAGTTGATGCAGCACTAGAGATGTTCAAAGCTGAAGAAGCTTATCCAGTGAGCAAATTAGATAAG ATCCTTCCAAATATGATAAAAAGATCTTCCAAATTGTTCCACAACAAGCTGACGGCTACACCGACCTACACAGATTTGGAAACCTTTCAAAATGCAGCTCATGTTGGGAAAGTGAGTGACCTTTCTATTTTCACCCATGAGCTACGATGGGTAAAGTCTCCTTCTGAACTTAAGTTAATGAAAGAATCTGCAGCAATTGCTTGTCAG GCGCTTTTGCAGACAATGTTGCATTCCAAAACATATCCTCATGAGGGCATGCTATCAGCTAAGGTTGAATATGAATGCAGAATGAGAGGTGCTCAGAGAATGGC ATTTAACCCTGTGGTTGGTGGTGGGCCTAATGCTAGTGTTATACATTATTCTCGAAATGATCAGAAA ATCAAAGATGGGGATCTTGTTTTGATGGACGTTGGATGTGAGCTGCATGGTTATTGCAGTGATCTTACTCGTACATGGTCGCCCTGTGGAAGCTTTTCTTCTATACAA GGGGAGCTTTATGATCTCATACTACAAACAAACAAGGAATGTATAAGGCTTTGCAGACCTGGTGCTAGCATCCGTCAAATACACAACTATTCG GTTGAATTGCTATGCAAAGGACTGAAGGAAATTGGGATTCTGAAAAGGGATGCATTTAGATTGTATCACCAATTGAACCCAACTTCTATAG GTCACTATCTAGGAATGGATGTCCATGATTGTTCCATGATCAGCTATGACCGTCCTTTGAAGCCAGGAGTA GTTATAACCATTGAGCCTGGAATCTATGTCCCATCTAGTTTTGATGGTCCGGAGAG GTACCAAGGCACAGGCATAAGGATTGAGGATGAAGTTTTGATTACAGAGACCGGTTGTGAG GTCCTCACTGGATCAATGCCGAAAGAGATCAAACACATTGAATCCTTGCTAAACAATTACAGTTATACGAAGGGTATGGAGGCCGCAACAGTATAA
- the LOC105782891 gene encoding intermediate cleaving peptidase 55, mitochondrial isoform X1, with translation MKILSRKLLHQLSFKQAIRRCTYSTGKVSDFGQPTSASHPQLMKEGEITPGIATKEYISRRKRLLELLPENSLAIIAAAPVKMMTDVVPYTFRQDADYLYLTGCQQPGGVAVFGHECGLCMFMPEPKPHDVVWQGLIAGVDAALEMFKAEEAYPVSKLDKILPNMIKRSSKLFHNKLTATPTYTDLETFQNAAHVGKVSDLSIFTHELRWVKSPSELKLMKESAAIACQALLQTMLHSKTYPHEGMLSAKVEYECRMRGAQRMAFNPVVGGGPNASVIHYSRNDQKIKDGDLVLMDVGCELHGYCSDLTRTWSPCGSFSSIQGELYDLILQTNKECIRLCRPGASIRQIHNYSVELLCKGLKEIGILKRDAFRLYHQLNPTSIGHYLGMDVHDCSMISYDRPLKPGVVITIEPGIYVPSSFDGPERYQGTGIRIEDEVLITETGCEVLTGSMPKEIKHIESLLNNYSYTKGMEAATV, from the exons ATGAAGATTTTGAGTAGGAAACTGCTGCACCAATTATCCTTCAAACAA GCTATCCGTCGCTGTACATATTCTACTGGGAAAGTCTCAGATTTTGGACAACCTACTTCAGCATCTCATCCTCAG TTAATGAAGGAAGGGGAGATTACACCTGGTATAGCTACCAAAGAATACATCTCTAGACGGAAAAGATTGTTGGAACTTCTTCCTGAAAATAGCTTGGCCATCATTGCTGCTGCCCCTGTAAAGATGATGACTGATGTTGTGCCTTATACATTTCGACAAGATGCTGATTACTTGTATCTTACTGGTTGCCAACAACCTGGTGGGGTGGCAGTATTTGGTCATGAGTGTGGTTTATGCATGTTCATGCCAGAACCAAAACCTCAT GATGTTGTTTGGCAAGGACTAATAGCAGGAGTTGATGCAGCACTAGAGATGTTCAAAGCTGAAGAAGCTTATCCAGTGAGCAAATTAGATAAG ATCCTTCCAAATATGATAAAAAGATCTTCCAAATTGTTCCACAACAAGCTGACGGCTACACCGACCTACACAGATTTGGAAACCTTTCAAAATGCAGCTCATGTTGGGAAAGTGAGTGACCTTTCTATTTTCACCCATGAGCTACGATGGGTAAAGTCTCCTTCTGAACTTAAGTTAATGAAAGAATCTGCAGCAATTGCTTGTCAG GCGCTTTTGCAGACAATGTTGCATTCCAAAACATATCCTCATGAGGGCATGCTATCAGCTAAGGTTGAATATGAATGCAGAATGAGAGGTGCTCAGAGAATGGC ATTTAACCCTGTGGTTGGTGGTGGGCCTAATGCTAGTGTTATACATTATTCTCGAAATGATCAGAAA ATCAAAGATGGGGATCTTGTTTTGATGGACGTTGGATGTGAGCTGCATGGTTATTGCAGTGATCTTACTCGTACATGGTCGCCCTGTGGAAGCTTTTCTTCTATACAA GGGGAGCTTTATGATCTCATACTACAAACAAACAAGGAATGTATAAGGCTTTGCAGACCTGGTGCTAGCATCCGTCAAATACACAACTATTCG GTTGAATTGCTATGCAAAGGACTGAAGGAAATTGGGATTCTGAAAAGGGATGCATTTAGATTGTATCACCAATTGAACCCAACTTCTATAG GTCACTATCTAGGAATGGATGTCCATGATTGTTCCATGATCAGCTATGACCGTCCTTTGAAGCCAGGAGTA GTTATAACCATTGAGCCTGGAATCTATGTCCCATCTAGTTTTGATGGTCCGGAGAG GTACCAAGGCACAGGCATAAGGATTGAGGATGAAGTTTTGATTACAGAGACCGGTTGTGAG GTCCTCACTGGATCAATGCCGAAAGAGATCAAACACATTGAATCCTTGCTAAACAATTACAGTTATACGAAGGGTATGGAGGCCGCAACAGTATAA
- the LOC105783747 gene encoding rhodanese-like domain-containing protein 6 isoform X1, whose translation MSKDEYGVLLYYKFAFITDLNSLFSFYHSNCNSLGLLGRVRLSPNGVNVTVGGLLSALEKHIEAVKSNSLFQGTDFKLASSHHPLNDKVAVECGFTSLSIRVVKELVTFSSYPLLNPPEVSNAGRHLSAAEFHSVLQSARMDFGQLMKNGSPTDDKQLVLLDARNLYETRIGKFHAPSVETLDPGIRQYSDLPSWIDDNSELLRGKHVLMYCTGGIRCEMASAYIRSKGAGFENVFQLYGGIQRYLEQFPDGGFFRGKNFVFDHRISVGSSDTSIMGVCLICGSSYDNYSSRCRCTHCRILVLVCDSCQIKSDAYVCELCQKHRMDFGSIPSVEDGELATVLDKNDLKTVCSDSKISSQLPSRNAPRKLRILCLHGFRQNASSFKGRSASLAKKLKSIAELVFIDAPHELPFIYQSCTEAKNSCAPPSGQHAPPPENCKRKYAWLVASDFGGKVEADWKIANQPFDPLQYQGQTDGFDVSLAYLKKMFSEQGPFDGILGFSQGAAMAALLCAQGDKLKGEIDLRFVILCSGFALPLADFGQKPINCPSLHIFGSDPGKDRQITSHTSRYLASRFEDGCSVIIEHEFGHIIPTRSPYMDNIKDFLRRFL comes from the exons ATGTCAAAGGATGAATATGGAGTGCTTCTGTATTACAAATTCGCCTTCATCACTGATCTCAattctctcttctccttctACCACTCCAACTGCAACTCTCTGGGTCTTCTCGGCCGAGTCCGCCTCTCTCCTAATGGCGTCAATGTCACC GTTGGTGGTTTGCTGTCGGCATTGGAAAAACACATAGAAGCCGTGAAGTCCAATAGTTTGTTCCAAGGAACTGACTTCAAGCTTGCTTCTTCGCATCATCCTTTGAACGACAAGGTTGCTGTTGAGTGTGGCTTTACATCTCTTTCCATTCGTGTTGTCAAG GAATTGGTTACTTTTAGTTCTTATCCCCTTTTAAATCCACCGGAGGTTTCTAATGCTGGGAGGCATCTCTCTGCTGCCGAGTTCCATTCTGTTCTTCAAAGTGCTCGTATGGACTTTG GGCAACTTATGAAGAATGGAAGTCCTACCGATGATAAGCAGCTGGTTCTATTGGATGCAAGAAATTTATATGAGACGAGAATAGGCAAGTTTCATGCTCCAAGTGTGGAAACACTAGATCCAGGTATCAGGCAGTACAGTGATCTGCCCTCTTGGATAGATGATAATTCAGAACTGTTGCGAGGAAAACATGTCCTCAT GTATTGCACTGGAGGAATCCGTTGTGAGATGGCATCAGCTTATATTAGGTCAAAAGGTGCTGGGTTTGAGAATGTCTTTCAG TTATATGGGGGAATACAACGCTATTTGGAACAATTTCCTGATGGTGGCTTCTTCAGAGGAAAGAACTTTGTTTTCGATCACCG GATTTCAGTTGGGAGTTCAGATACTAGTATTATGGGTGTCTGCCTCATTTGTGGCTCTTCTTACGACAATTATTCTTCACGCTGCCGCTGCACTCACTGCAGAATACTTGTCTTGGTCTGTGATAGTTGTCAG ATAAAGAGTGATGCATATGTTTGTGAGTTGTGCCAGAAACATCGTATGGATTTTGGATCCATTCCATCTGTGGAAGATGGTGAGCTTGCAACAGTATTGGACAAAAATGATCTGAAAACTGTCTGTTCAGATTCCAAAATCTCATCTCAGCTGCCTTCAAGAAATG CTCCAAggaaattaagaattttatgctTGCATGGTTTTCGGCAAAATGCCTCCAGTTTTAAAGGAAGAAGCGCATCACTAGCCAAGAAACTTAAAAGCATTGCTGAACTTGTTTTTATTGATGCACCCCATGAGTTGCCATTCATTTACCAGTCTTGTACAGAAGCAAAAAATAGTTGTGCTCCACCTTCTGGACAACATGCTCCTCCACCTGAGAACTGCAAAAGGAAGTATGCATGGTTGGTTGCATCTGATTTTGGTGGGAAGGTTGAAGCTGATTGGAAAATAGCAAATCAGCCATTCGACCCTCTTCAGTACCAGGGACAAACTGATGGCTTTGATGTATCACTAGcctatttgaaaaaaatgttcTCCGAGCAAGGACCCTTTGATGGGATTTTGGGATTTTCACAAGGAGCAGCAATGGCTGCTTTACTTTGTGCACAAGGAGATAAGCTAAAGGGTGAAATTGATCTCAGATTTGTGATATTGTGCTCTGGATTTGCTCTCCCATTGGCAGATTTCGGGCAAAAGCCCATTAATTGCCCATCACTTCATATATTTGGTAGTGATCCCGGCAAGGACAGACAGATAACAAGCCATACCAGCAGATACCTGGCATCAAGATTTGAAGATGGTTGCTCTGTTATTattgaacatgaatttggtcACATCATTCCAACTCGGTCTCCATACATGGACAATATAAAGGACTTTCTTCGACGTTTTCTCTGA
- the LOC105783747 gene encoding rhodanese-like domain-containing protein 6 isoform X2: MSKDEYGVLLYYKFAFITDLNSLFSFYHSNCNSLGLLGRVRLSPNGVNVTVGGLLSALEKHIEAVKSNSLFQGTDFKLASSHHPLNDKVAVECGFTSLSIRVVKELVTFSSYPLLNPPEVSNAGRHLSAAEFHSVLQSARQLMKNGSPTDDKQLVLLDARNLYETRIGKFHAPSVETLDPGIRQYSDLPSWIDDNSELLRGKHVLMYCTGGIRCEMASAYIRSKGAGFENVFQLYGGIQRYLEQFPDGGFFRGKNFVFDHRISVGSSDTSIMGVCLICGSSYDNYSSRCRCTHCRILVLVCDSCQIKSDAYVCELCQKHRMDFGSIPSVEDGELATVLDKNDLKTVCSDSKISSQLPSRNAPRKLRILCLHGFRQNASSFKGRSASLAKKLKSIAELVFIDAPHELPFIYQSCTEAKNSCAPPSGQHAPPPENCKRKYAWLVASDFGGKVEADWKIANQPFDPLQYQGQTDGFDVSLAYLKKMFSEQGPFDGILGFSQGAAMAALLCAQGDKLKGEIDLRFVILCSGFALPLADFGQKPINCPSLHIFGSDPGKDRQITSHTSRYLASRFEDGCSVIIEHEFGHIIPTRSPYMDNIKDFLRRFL; this comes from the exons ATGTCAAAGGATGAATATGGAGTGCTTCTGTATTACAAATTCGCCTTCATCACTGATCTCAattctctcttctccttctACCACTCCAACTGCAACTCTCTGGGTCTTCTCGGCCGAGTCCGCCTCTCTCCTAATGGCGTCAATGTCACC GTTGGTGGTTTGCTGTCGGCATTGGAAAAACACATAGAAGCCGTGAAGTCCAATAGTTTGTTCCAAGGAACTGACTTCAAGCTTGCTTCTTCGCATCATCCTTTGAACGACAAGGTTGCTGTTGAGTGTGGCTTTACATCTCTTTCCATTCGTGTTGTCAAG GAATTGGTTACTTTTAGTTCTTATCCCCTTTTAAATCCACCGGAGGTTTCTAATGCTGGGAGGCATCTCTCTGCTGCCGAGTTCCATTCTGTTCTTCAAAGTGCTC GGCAACTTATGAAGAATGGAAGTCCTACCGATGATAAGCAGCTGGTTCTATTGGATGCAAGAAATTTATATGAGACGAGAATAGGCAAGTTTCATGCTCCAAGTGTGGAAACACTAGATCCAGGTATCAGGCAGTACAGTGATCTGCCCTCTTGGATAGATGATAATTCAGAACTGTTGCGAGGAAAACATGTCCTCAT GTATTGCACTGGAGGAATCCGTTGTGAGATGGCATCAGCTTATATTAGGTCAAAAGGTGCTGGGTTTGAGAATGTCTTTCAG TTATATGGGGGAATACAACGCTATTTGGAACAATTTCCTGATGGTGGCTTCTTCAGAGGAAAGAACTTTGTTTTCGATCACCG GATTTCAGTTGGGAGTTCAGATACTAGTATTATGGGTGTCTGCCTCATTTGTGGCTCTTCTTACGACAATTATTCTTCACGCTGCCGCTGCACTCACTGCAGAATACTTGTCTTGGTCTGTGATAGTTGTCAG ATAAAGAGTGATGCATATGTTTGTGAGTTGTGCCAGAAACATCGTATGGATTTTGGATCCATTCCATCTGTGGAAGATGGTGAGCTTGCAACAGTATTGGACAAAAATGATCTGAAAACTGTCTGTTCAGATTCCAAAATCTCATCTCAGCTGCCTTCAAGAAATG CTCCAAggaaattaagaattttatgctTGCATGGTTTTCGGCAAAATGCCTCCAGTTTTAAAGGAAGAAGCGCATCACTAGCCAAGAAACTTAAAAGCATTGCTGAACTTGTTTTTATTGATGCACCCCATGAGTTGCCATTCATTTACCAGTCTTGTACAGAAGCAAAAAATAGTTGTGCTCCACCTTCTGGACAACATGCTCCTCCACCTGAGAACTGCAAAAGGAAGTATGCATGGTTGGTTGCATCTGATTTTGGTGGGAAGGTTGAAGCTGATTGGAAAATAGCAAATCAGCCATTCGACCCTCTTCAGTACCAGGGACAAACTGATGGCTTTGATGTATCACTAGcctatttgaaaaaaatgttcTCCGAGCAAGGACCCTTTGATGGGATTTTGGGATTTTCACAAGGAGCAGCAATGGCTGCTTTACTTTGTGCACAAGGAGATAAGCTAAAGGGTGAAATTGATCTCAGATTTGTGATATTGTGCTCTGGATTTGCTCTCCCATTGGCAGATTTCGGGCAAAAGCCCATTAATTGCCCATCACTTCATATATTTGGTAGTGATCCCGGCAAGGACAGACAGATAACAAGCCATACCAGCAGATACCTGGCATCAAGATTTGAAGATGGTTGCTCTGTTATTattgaacatgaatttggtcACATCATTCCAACTCGGTCTCCATACATGGACAATATAAAGGACTTTCTTCGACGTTTTCTCTGA
- the LOC105782892 gene encoding uncharacterized protein LOC105782892, translating into MSLVTEEIKASASEVYRGDEICQVKSKSLLEEMGMPRGLLPLKDIEECGYVKETGFVWLKQKKSITHKFEKIGKPVSYATEVTAVIEKNRIKKLNGVKSKELLIWVTLSDIYVDDPATGKITFKTPAGLSRSYPVSAFEIEGEESSKEKN; encoded by the coding sequence ATGTCTTTGGTGACAGAAGAGATCAAAGCCAGTGCTTCAGAAGTATACCGTGGAGATGAGATCTGTCAAGTGAAATCCAAGTCTTTGCTGGAGGAGATGGGCATGCCCAGAGGGCTTTTGCCTTTGAAAGACATTGAAGAATGTGGATATGTGAAGGAGACAGGGTTCGTGTGGCTTAAACAGAAGAAGAGCATAACCCACAAGTTTGAAAAGATTGGGAAGCCTGTTTCCTATGCAACTGAAGTCACTGCAGTGATTGAGAAAAACAGGATAAAGAAGCTGAATGGGGTTAAGAGCAAGGAGCTTTTGATTTGGGTCACACTGAGTGATATCTATGTTGATGATCCAGCCACTGGCAAAATCACTTTCAAGACCCCTGCTGGGCTGTCCAGATCTTACCCTGTATCTGCTTTTGAGATTGAAGGTGAGGAATCATCCAAGGAGAAGAACTAA
- the LOC105782891 gene encoding intermediate cleaving peptidase 55, mitochondrial isoform X3, producing MKEGEITPGIATKEYISRRKRLLELLPENSLAIIAAAPVKMMTDVVPYTFRQDADYLYLTGCQQPGGVAVFGHECGLCMFMPEPKPHDVVWQGLIAGVDAALEMFKAEEAYPVSKLDKILPNMIKRSSKLFHNKLTATPTYTDLETFQNAAHVGKVSDLSIFTHELRWVKSPSELKLMKESAAIACQALLQTMLHSKTYPHEGMLSAKVEYECRMRGAQRMAFNPVVGGGPNASVIHYSRNDQKIKDGDLVLMDVGCELHGYCSDLTRTWSPCGSFSSIQGELYDLILQTNKECIRLCRPGASIRQIHNYSVELLCKGLKEIGILKRDAFRLYHQLNPTSIGHYLGMDVHDCSMISYDRPLKPGVVITIEPGIYVPSSFDGPERYQGTGIRIEDEVLITETGCEVLTGSMPKEIKHIESLLNNYSYTKGMEAATV from the exons ATGAAGGAAGGGGAGATTACACCTGGTATAGCTACCAAAGAATACATCTCTAGACGGAAAAGATTGTTGGAACTTCTTCCTGAAAATAGCTTGGCCATCATTGCTGCTGCCCCTGTAAAGATGATGACTGATGTTGTGCCTTATACATTTCGACAAGATGCTGATTACTTGTATCTTACTGGTTGCCAACAACCTGGTGGGGTGGCAGTATTTGGTCATGAGTGTGGTTTATGCATGTTCATGCCAGAACCAAAACCTCAT GATGTTGTTTGGCAAGGACTAATAGCAGGAGTTGATGCAGCACTAGAGATGTTCAAAGCTGAAGAAGCTTATCCAGTGAGCAAATTAGATAAG ATCCTTCCAAATATGATAAAAAGATCTTCCAAATTGTTCCACAACAAGCTGACGGCTACACCGACCTACACAGATTTGGAAACCTTTCAAAATGCAGCTCATGTTGGGAAAGTGAGTGACCTTTCTATTTTCACCCATGAGCTACGATGGGTAAAGTCTCCTTCTGAACTTAAGTTAATGAAAGAATCTGCAGCAATTGCTTGTCAG GCGCTTTTGCAGACAATGTTGCATTCCAAAACATATCCTCATGAGGGCATGCTATCAGCTAAGGTTGAATATGAATGCAGAATGAGAGGTGCTCAGAGAATGGC ATTTAACCCTGTGGTTGGTGGTGGGCCTAATGCTAGTGTTATACATTATTCTCGAAATGATCAGAAA ATCAAAGATGGGGATCTTGTTTTGATGGACGTTGGATGTGAGCTGCATGGTTATTGCAGTGATCTTACTCGTACATGGTCGCCCTGTGGAAGCTTTTCTTCTATACAA GGGGAGCTTTATGATCTCATACTACAAACAAACAAGGAATGTATAAGGCTTTGCAGACCTGGTGCTAGCATCCGTCAAATACACAACTATTCG GTTGAATTGCTATGCAAAGGACTGAAGGAAATTGGGATTCTGAAAAGGGATGCATTTAGATTGTATCACCAATTGAACCCAACTTCTATAG GTCACTATCTAGGAATGGATGTCCATGATTGTTCCATGATCAGCTATGACCGTCCTTTGAAGCCAGGAGTA GTTATAACCATTGAGCCTGGAATCTATGTCCCATCTAGTTTTGATGGTCCGGAGAG GTACCAAGGCACAGGCATAAGGATTGAGGATGAAGTTTTGATTACAGAGACCGGTTGTGAG GTCCTCACTGGATCAATGCCGAAAGAGATCAAACACATTGAATCCTTGCTAAACAATTACAGTTATACGAAGGGTATGGAGGCCGCAACAGTATAA